TCGCGGGGTCAGCGTCATCTCCTGACTCGGACGTGCATCACCGCGCGGAAGCTGCTTCTCGACTTCTTGTCGAATGCGGCTCAGGCTGACGCCCAGTTTCTCCAGGACACGGGCCGCGACACTGTCGGACTCGCGTACTAGCCCCAGCAGGAGATGTTCGGTGGAGACATATCCTTCGCCGAATTTTTGCGCCTCTTCCTGGGCGAAGAAAACGACCTTGCGTGCTCTTTCAGTGAATCGTTGCCACATTGTGTATTTGCCTTATGGTTCCCGGGCTGTTTCCGAGAGACCTTTCTCTCATTACGCCGCAGATGCCTTTGTCTATTCGATGGGTAATCGAATCGAAATGTTCAGTCCGTTTGACCTTCATGGTCCCTAGACACATTGCTAGGTTACCCGTAGCCTAACGAATCCGCCATCGCGTCCGTTAGCGTAATCCTCGGCAAACGTGTCGCGCATCGCTAGGGTCTCCACACGCGTGAGTGTCAACTGATCCGCCACGACGCGGAGCCCAGACGTACCTCAGTCGCCCAACTATCCAATCTCGGGCACAACCTGGCTAAAATGCCGTATGCAAAGCGCATCGAAGGTCGGCACGTTGGTCCTGGTTTTCGGGGGGCTCATGCTCGGGTCGTACGCGATCCTGCAGCGGAGCATCTTCGCGCCAAAGAGCGATCAGTACTTCGCCGAGTTCGCCGATGCGGGCGGAGTGACCGTCGGCGCACGAGTCCTGCTCGCGGGGGTGAACATCGGGAGCGTCTCAAAGGTTGAGCTCGTCGGCGGCAACCGCGCCAAGCTCACCCTGGACGTCGCGCAAGGCACGCAGATTCCCCAAGGCACCGTGGCCGTGCTCCCCACCGCGCTCATCGGCATCGGCGATCGCCAGATCGAACTGACACCACCTGTGAAGACCGGCGGATACCTAACAAGCGGGGCCACCCTAATTGGATCAATGAAGTCGCCGCTCGATGCATTTGCCCCGGACAGCGGCACCACCGTGGCGGCCATGGAGCAGACCCTCAAGAGCGCGACCAAGACCATGGATGCCATGACCAAGCTCCTGTCAGACCAGTCACTCAAATCGGACGTTCAGGCGCTCATGCAGCAGAGCGCTGCGACCGCTGCCGCCTTTGGCAAGCTTGCCGCACGCTTTGACCAGACCCTTTCGCAGAATCAAGCCGCCATTCGCGAGATGATGCGCAACGGATCGGCCATCAGCGGCGACCTCGCGCAAATGAGCCGCAAGTTCTCAAGCTACGTTCAGAGCGGCAAGCTCCAAGGCGGCGTGGACGCCCTCATGGAGCAGATGAATGGCGCGCTCACCGAGGGCCGCGGACTGGTCGCCGATATGCGCAAGGCAATGAACGACCCCGCCGTCCAAGACAACATAAAAGGGATCCTCGCCAACGCGAACACGATGAGCAAGACCGGGACCGAGATCGCCGAGAACGCGAAGATTCTGACCGGCAAGGGAGTCGATTTTGCCGATGAAGCGACCTCGCTGATGAAGAAGGCAAACAAGCTTGCCGATGAGGCGAGCGACCTCTTCGCCGAGCTCAAGAAGAAGATCATCGGCGGCGGAGCGTCCGGCCTGACCGGTGCCCTGCGCAAGATCGAGCTCAGCGCGGACGCCCACCGCGAGAGCAAACCGGACCGGTGGCGAACCGACCTCGGCGTCAAGATCCCAATCAGTTCCAAGGAAAACGTTCACTTCGGCCTGTGGGACGCATTCGAGTCTAACAAACTCAACCTGCAACTCGGCTCCCCCTTCGGCAAGAATGGCGAACTGCGCTACGGCGTCTACGCCAGCAAGCCTGGCGCGGGAATCAACATGCCGCTGGGCAACTCGATGGCGTTACGCGGAGACGTCTTCGGGGTGAACCGCACGCGGTTCGATGCCCGGCTTGAATACAAATTCACCAAGAACGCCGTCGGCTGGGTCGGAGCAGATCGCATCTTCGACCGGAACACCCTCAGCGTTGGATTTGGAATTCGGCGCTAGGCGCGGGTACACTCTGAGATCGCGTTTGACCTTGGCACCGACCAGGGCCTAACTCAACAGGAGGACAGACCATGAAAGTAATTCTCAGACAGACAGTTCCAAATCTCGGCAAAGCCGACCAAATCGTGACCGTCAAGGACGGATACGCACGCAATTACCTCTTCCCGCGCGGCCTCGCCACCGTTGCCGATCGCTCGCAGATCAAAGCGCTCGAAATTCGAAACACCCGGCTAGCGGACAAGATCGCCGCGAACAAGGCCCAAGCCGAAGACCTCAAGACCAAGATCGAAGGCACCGAAGTGCGACTCGAAGGCAAGGTCGGCAAGGACTCCGGCAAGTTGTTCGGCGCAATCACCGCGCAGGACATCGCCGACGCTCTCAAGAAGGCCACTGGTGTGACCGTCGAGAAGAAGCAGGTTGGTCTGCTCGAGCCAATCAAGCGGCTCGGCACCCAGCGACTTTCGATCGATCTGCACCGCGATGTCGATGCCCACATCACGGTCGTTGTGTTCGACCCCGAAGCCCCGGTTGAGGCACCTGCCGCTACGGAAGTTGCTGCAACCGATGATGTTGCGGCCGAACCGGAAGCGGAAGCCGTCG
The sequence above is drawn from the Chthonomonas sp. genome and encodes:
- a CDS encoding MCE family protein: MQSASKVGTLVLVFGGLMLGSYAILQRSIFAPKSDQYFAEFADAGGVTVGARVLLAGVNIGSVSKVELVGGNRAKLTLDVAQGTQIPQGTVAVLPTALIGIGDRQIELTPPVKTGGYLTSGATLIGSMKSPLDAFAPDSGTTVAAMEQTLKSATKTMDAMTKLLSDQSLKSDVQALMQQSAATAAAFGKLAARFDQTLSQNQAAIREMMRNGSAISGDLAQMSRKFSSYVQSGKLQGGVDALMEQMNGALTEGRGLVADMRKAMNDPAVQDNIKGILANANTMSKTGTEIAENAKILTGKGVDFADEATSLMKKANKLADEASDLFAELKKKIIGGGASGLTGALRKIELSADAHRESKPDRWRTDLGVKIPISSKENVHFGLWDAFESNKLNLQLGSPFGKNGELRYGVYASKPGAGINMPLGNSMALRGDVFGVNRTRFDARLEYKFTKNAVGWVGADRIFDRNTLSVGFGIRR
- a CDS encoding 50S ribosomal protein L9, whose product is MKVILRQTVPNLGKADQIVTVKDGYARNYLFPRGLATVADRSQIKALEIRNTRLADKIAANKAQAEDLKTKIEGTEVRLEGKVGKDSGKLFGAITAQDIADALKKATGVTVEKKQVGLLEPIKRLGTQRLSIDLHRDVDAHITVVVFDPEAPVEAPAATEVAATDDVAAEPEAEAVEA